The genome window ATCAATAAGTCCGAATAAAGTTATTTGATCTGTTTCACTTTGTACATCAAGCACTTGATTTCAAAAAATAAACATGACTATGGCAAACGAAAAAGCCTATAATCCTTTTGAGGTTATTAACAATCAACTTGATAGAATTGAGACCCTTCTTTCCGATATTGACCAAAGAATCGTCAAATTGGAAAATAACCAGGTTGAGAATGATAGATTCATGGATATTAATGAAGCGTCTGAATTTTTGGGTGATGCAAAAGCCACCTTATATGGAAGGACAAGCAAGAATGAAATTCAATTCTACAAACGTGGTAAGAAGGTATATTTCAAGAAATCTGATTTAGTCAAGTGGATTGAAGGGGGTAGGATGAGAACCATCGATGAGATAAAGGATGATGTCAGAAAGAGACTCTAAGCATAAGTCGAATAAATTACCTTTTGCTTATTCTATCCCGCTTTGATCGGATAGCGATATGGTGAGTGTGGTAGGGTTCGGTAAGGATCATTAAATTAAGTATCAAAAAAAGCTATTATGGATTATTGGATAGGAAAACTTGATGAGTTGATCTGGTTTATGATTTTTTCGACTGTTTGGTATGTTGTGTTCAGGTACAGAAACCTTATCAAGGATTATTTTATCACTACTTATAGTAAGGCAAGATTGCCTCTTCCTGAAGGGATTCAGCCTAAAAATCAAAAGATTAGAATTCTAATGTTTTGGTTTATCGGGTTCGTGGTGATGCTACCAATTGTATCATTTGCAAGTGGAGGAATAAATGCAAAGAGTACCTGGAATGATCTCGCCTGGATTGGCCAATGGTTACCAGATGTTCCACTTCGAAGTGAAGACTATCTAGTTAGTTGGTCAATAATACTTTTTTCGCTAATCTATGCTTCACTTCTTTACACAACTTCGCATTTATTTGCATTGGGTATTGCAAGAATTTGGAGGAATCAAATAAGTAATGAAAATGCCTGGAATATACTACATGTATGTACATCAGTTTTGTGGGGAATTCCTTTGTTAGCGATGTTTTGTATTCCTCTGTTCGGAACTAGTTTCATTCATAACCTTCAAATGATTTTCTCAATCTTGATTCTTCTTACAATGCTGGCTGTGGCAGGTAATCATCAAGCCAAGAAGCAAGGCAATTTAGGATGATCTGGACGAGGGTTCGGGAGTCAATTACGACCAAAAAAGTGCAAAATGCGCGGTTACCAAGTCGGTTACCTGTATGAAAATAAATTCTTAACTATTTGATTATCAATGCATAATTTTATAGGTGTGAGCTCCTCCGACTCCACTTTAAAGCTGCCCCGTGCAGCTTTTTTTTGGTTTTATCGAACTGAGATGGAATTAATTTTTAAAGCAAGGACCTAGAATCGGGACTTTTGCAGTTTCGTTAATCGGCGTATTAATGCTAACAAATTTGAAACAGTCGGTTACATTGCTGGTATCCCACCCGCTTAGATCTTGATCAAAAGCAATAGCGTCCTCAAACATTCTGGAAATAACAGTAACGCTACTCACATCCCAAGCACTGATGTCTTGATTAAAAGCGAACGCATTCCAGAACATCCCAGTCATCTGTGTTACATTGCTTACATCCCAATCGCCAATATCCTGATTAAAACTGTTCGCTCCATAGAACATGAAACCTGTTGATGTTGCACTGCTCAAGTTCCAGGTGCCTATATCCTGGTTAAAAACACTTGCTCCAGTGAACATGCCAGAAATGTCTGTTACACTACTTACATCCCAACTGCCGATATTCTGATTAAAAGAAGAAGCATTGTTAAACATCTGACTGATATCTGTTACACTACTTACATCCCAGCTGCCAATATCCTGGTTAAACGCATAAGAACCATTTTCATCCGGGTCTAAAAACATAGACCTCATGCTGGTCACATTACTAACATCCCAGCTCCCTATATCCTGATTAAAAACATTCGCACGCCTAAACATTTCACTCATATCTGTAACGCTACTCACATCCCAATTCCCAATGTCCTGATTGAATTCACGAGCTTGATCGAACATCCCACTCATAATGCTCACACTACTTACGTTCCAGTGACCAATTTCACCATTGAATAATGACGCATTCTGAAAAAAGCCTCTCATGTTGGTTACGCCAGTTAAGTCAGGTGCATCTGTTGCAGAAAATTTTTCTAAAAAGCGACAGCTGAAAAAAGTACCTCGATCATTTCCTAGTTTAACACCTCCCCACTGAATCACATCCCTAATAAGGTTCTTCGATGTACTATTCTGAAAAAAATTAAAACCTACCAAAGTCCCCGAAATAACAACCGTGTAGTCAGCTATTTTATCATACGTATGGCTGGCATCTGGATCATTGAAGCTAGTTATCTCTCCGGTGGTACCATCCCCCCAATCCACAGTAAAATCATAATTTGTTGCAGTCGCTGTTGTGGGCAAATAAAGTGGTAGTTGCACTGTTTCTTCTGACCTCCACACAGTGATGAACACGTCACTGTCAACTTCAATTACTTCAATAGTAATCTC of Marinobacter alexandrii contains these proteins:
- a CDS encoding BspA family leucine-rich repeat surface protein, with protein sequence MTKKIQHLVFVFATLLMAACVEDDGMSPDPEPEETNKAPVISNQTFTVGEDVDDATGIGEVRASDPNGDALSFSISVNSGSLFEITKEGEITLASGESLDFEMETSHQLTVEVSDGSEQSDAIITISVTDVDENIPPVIPASQSFSASEIILVNEVGTVQASDPDDDVLSYSITQDVSNLFEISADQGIITLQEGKRLDFEMASSHTITVQVSDGKASASSEITIEVIEVDSDVFITVWRSEETVQLPLYLPTTATATNYDFTVDWGDGTTGEITSFNDPDASHTYDKIADYTVVISGTLVGFNFFQNSTSKNLIRDVIQWGGVKLGNDRGTFFSCRFLEKFSATDAPDLTGVTNMRGFFQNASLFNGEIGHWNVSSVSIMSGMFDQAREFNQDIGNWDVSSVTDMSEMFRRANVFNQDIGSWDVSNVTSMRSMFLDPDENGSYAFNQDIGSWDVSSVTDISQMFNNASSFNQNIGSWDVSSVTDISGMFTGASVFNQDIGTWNLSSATSTGFMFYGANSFNQDIGDWDVSNVTQMTGMFWNAFAFNQDISAWDVSSVTVISRMFEDAIAFDQDLSGWDTSNVTDCFKFVSINTPINETAKVPILGPCFKN
- a CDS encoding helix-turn-helix domain-containing protein, whose amino-acid sequence is MANEKAYNPFEVINNQLDRIETLLSDIDQRIVKLENNQVENDRFMDINEASEFLGDAKATLYGRTSKNEIQFYKRGKKVYFKKSDLVKWIEGGRMRTIDEIKDDVRKRL